TAAATATGTTTTAGTATAGTAAAGGGTATGATATCAGGAATAATTTATAAACTGCTTTTTGAAGTTCTGAGCATTGCAGTGCTTTTTATTTGCTTCCGTCGACATTAGTTTCGGTGGTGTTATGAAACTTTCCTTGAAGTTCTGATGTCCCCTCTTTTTATTTGAACTCCGTGCTCTCTGGTAATGCGTTTACATTTGATACGATCATAAATTTTATTGAAGAATATTCGTATGTTACCAGTGTTTACTTATGTAACCGCTTCgaaaaacaagtttattttttgtgttgtagaaGAAAACCTATTATCTCCTAGAGAAATACTTGGAGGtcaatgataatatttttcaagttttacctCAGCGCATTTGTCAAGGGCATGGGCTTATTGTTTCACAGCCCAACGCTAAATTAGGTAGCTAGATCGTCAGTTGTTTTTTCGGCCAAAATTCCTCATCTCTCAGTTATTAAGTATTCACTACATCCACTTACACTGCTAATAGTCGTTGCTTTCTCTTCTAACTTCTATTGCCAAGGAAGAGAGGTTTTAATGAAGTTGTCAGATGGTGTTTATCATCGAACATtgattcagaaaaaaattgttattggaAAGTGCCtgtgaatatttttccttgaagaTTCGCTCGCCACAGGGCTCATGAGTTTTAATATAAGTCCTCGTTTAAGCCGAAGGCTTTCTCTACTTTTCTTTATTAGGCTGCAGCCAACTTTCTTTCTCGGCCATATTTTCAGAAAGGCAATACAGAactttatacaatatatttatctacaaaatataaccaatacattatttttgtgaCATCAGTCTTTTCCTTGGATTATTATAAGGACTTGGTAGTGTTCCATATCGTGAGTGGTTAATCGCTTGATCTCCATGTGAAATATTCAGTTATTACTCATCAAGTGAAGCTGTgatgagaatattttttatacgaAAGTCCTCAAGAGCAAGATATAAATTTCAGTTCAAGTTTAATGGTCTCCCATCAACAAGGTAAACTGTCCTTCATAAAAATTTACGCcccatatttatttaaaatatagtcCATTTCTcatcacacctctctctctctctctctctctctctctctctctctctctctctctctctctctctctctctctctctctctctctctctgataagccgcgttatcatcattatataaCTTTCATCATAAGAATAAAATACGAATATAATGGCAAATAAATCAGGTTCATTATATTAGGAGTTTTGTGCGAACACCTACTGTTACTCTGTTTGAAAGTGCCCATTTgactttttttaaaacttgaatgCTTGCAGATTACCAGAGGATAGTGCTTGCGGAAACAGTAGAAAGGGAAGGACTTAACATAGGATAGTGCTTGTGGAAACAGTTGAAAAGAAAAGACTTAACACAGGATAGTGCTTGTGAAAACAGTAGAAAGTGAAAGACTTAACATAGGACCTCAGTTGGTAGCTAAGACACTCTGCTGATCAGTTCAGTATTgacgcatataaatatatcttaatttctGTTATCATCAGTTTAATTTAGTTAGAATGGATCTTTGACGAAGAAAACCTAATGTGATTACTAGTTGTTTGGAGACGAAACTGTATTAACGGTTGATTCCATACCTTGAGAAATATAGAAACGTAACTCGTATCATATAATGAAAGATGTTTTATTATGGTAAGAATTGTTGCTGAtgtgaagaaaatagaaaatgccaCGGTTTCAGATACAAAGATTGCTGTATTGTATAACTAAAATTCTCAGCATCCACTTTGTAGCAGTCGTTattgtataagagaaaacttGCACgtttttcaaaagtatttgtGTCGGGTAATCTATTATTAAGTATTATATTGTACGTAAAGAAGTATTCGCCATGTTTGAAGGTGTTATCTGTCCAGTTGCATTTCTTTACAGAACCtccattttttcctgtttacctTAAATGGGTGAAGAAATGGGTTAGTGATATAATAGTTCAAACAACAACCTAGACAGCTTGAAGTTATGTCTTTCCTGTTTTGCACACCGTTTTTATATTGTAGTGTGTATTCTCTCCGATTGTGTATCTCCCCATCCTTGCTACGTTGTTATTGCCGTCACAATTATTGTCTGATTTTCACATTTGTAGTTTTGCCAAATGTAACACTGTATTGCCTTAATAATATGAGAGACCCTTCGCGGCCCACTGGCGCCTCCGGAGCGAGAATCTCATCACCTGCAAACCGTAATTAACTAAATTCTCGAGAGGCTGCGTAAACAACATTAGGTCCCAGGTACAGTTGCCTCTCCACTTTGGGTaatcagtcctcctcctcctcctcctcctcctcctcctcctcctcctcctcctcctcctcctcctcctcctcctcctcctcctcctcctcctcttgttcgTATGTTGGACAAGGGAGGCCTAACTATAACTGTATGCTTTCCACGCTGTCATAGGCCTATGGAACGCGGTGgtattagtttttctttattttgtgtcttgctgtttctttgttttaacttTCAAGTGTCTTGTTGCTTTAACTTCTGAGAACAAAGAACTTCAGAACCTGCGCTTCAGGTATGACGAAGAGGAATATAAAGTGCACGTTATAGTCTGAGTATGCTAGACATATTTCCAAAGGCGTCCGTAGCTTATATGTAGGCGTAAGATCTCTCCATTCAAGTCCGTATTTATTCTGATTGCCATATCTGTTTTGAGATCCGCGTCATCCTTTTGATACAGAAACGATTTTCATAGGAACATTAATGTGGAGAtggaatgaaaacattatttgagacCGCGAGGTCTGTGTCGTCGATTTGAACCAGAAGCAGAAGAGGACGACTTCGGCCTCATCCATGCCAGAAGCGACTATTTCCCTGTTGGTCTCATCTCGTTGTTATATCCCTGTGGgcagcttctcctcctcctcctcctcctcctcctcctcctcctcctcctcctccattctcttGTGAGAATTATTATACCTGAGCGGATGGATGGCTTAAGTGCAGGGAGAGACCCCTGCATATAATTACTGTAGGTTATAGCCTACGGTCACTtaaaattggtttttttttttttttttttttttttttttttttttttttttttttttgagctggtAATTGTTGATGTTTTTCGCACTGAATAATTTCACTTGTAATCAGGAGATTTGGAGAAACGGACATTCGCACTGTGGGGGGAAGCACTTAAGTATTGCTGTTATACAAGGGAACGTTGAGActtgttattgtcatcatcatttaATTAACAACAGTTCTCTCAGTCTTTACAATTTGAATGACGTGAAGAAGAATTGCGCTTGTTTATTGCATAATTTTCCGTCAGTTTTTTATTGAATAGTTTTTGCCATGTGGAAAAATACGATATcaagttaaattttattatttcaagaagACCTacttataatgaataatatttgatATGTGAAATGATTTGAATTTCATCAAAGGAAAGCACATGAACCCATTAGAATTTAGGTAATGTACAAGGGAAGCATTTATTGATAGAAACTTGCAAAGGATGCTTAGTGACTGTCTACGCAAAACCCAGGAATGCTGCACCATTGGGATGGAATGGActcagtagttttatatatatatatatatatatatatatatatatatatatatatatatatatatatatatatatatacaggcagtccccggtttacgacgggggttccgttcttgcgccgcgtcgtaacccgaaaatcgtcgtaagccggaaaatcgtcgaaaatcgtcaaaaatcataagaaaaccttacttttaatgctctgggtgcattgaaaacgatgtaaactgcattattattgagttttacatcaaaaaaaccttcaaattatgattattctgccgttttggggccatatttcttccgtcggatcggcgtcacggcgtcgtaaccccgaacatgcgtcgtaagccaggaaataatttctgatgaatatatttgaaaagcgtcgtaacctcgaacgtcgtaaaTGGCGGAACCGTAAgtaaacaggggactgcctgtatatatatatatatatatatatatatatatatatatatatatatatatatatatattatatatatatatatatatatatatatatatatatatattatatatatatatatatatatatatatatataatatttcaacacAGAGTTGGACTCAGTTTCTATTCGAAATTCACAGATAAATGGCATTGGGACAGTTTTTAAATTCGTCAACacggcaggtttttttttttttttttttacatcgcgAAAAAGAAGCCATACAACATTGTGCTGTGTATTTTAAAATTCAGACAACAGCAGCATCAGCAACAGCGTCCCGGTTTTGGAATGATTTCATCTGAATTCTATTTCCTGAAACTGGAACAGAGTTACCCCATGTGGAAATTCCGAAAGTACTTCGttccatttcatttgaaataactttttatttttagcgcTGGTGCTGGAGTGCTCGAACACCTCGGTTTGAAGAACTTTAAATGTTGTTTGTGACGATATTTACATTTGGTTATGCGTTTGCCACGGTAGATGTAGTGATAATGATGGGTTTATTTGGCAGTATCGTATTTATTAATACTATACTTGCATGCCCACGTGTCAAGGACGCCGGTAATGAGAGACGGCAAGACCAGGCCTTAAGGAAGACTAAGGCTTTCAAATTCTGCATACTCGCACAAGGAACAGTAAGCCCAGTGATGTGAGTGAGAGCCTGGCCACGGGCTGGACGacgaggaagtaaaaaaaaaatatccttagaTTACCGTTACgcttaaataaattataaatatagtttGCAGTTACGTAGATATGTTCATtttatcaagctttttttttagttgtctgacttttttattttattttattttacgcctGTAGACTATCTCTCACGGGAAAGCGTTTGAAAAGCCATGACTTTTTCCGCTAGGGAACTGATGCTGGAGGAAAGTGTGTTTTATAAGTGGTTATCAAGCCTTGGGATGGACGCTACAAAGTTCCCCTCGCCATCAGTCTTATCCCAGTGTGAGTGAAACCTTTTTCCTCTGTATGTAATGACAACGGTATGTGATGCAATACCCAAGTCAAGGGTAATTGTTGTCTGCCCactttttcaacctttttttatgATTCGTCCGCCATTTTTCGCAGTTAAAACTCGAGGGCTAATTAACTGGGGTCTTGCCCCAATTTATGTCACAGTTTGGCATGAAATGGTTCATATTGCTGCAGTAATTGGGAAATGATGGATTTATGGACGCCGTCTAACTAACAGGTGAATGTCGGTTGGAGACACtaaaatgaaatatggaatttCGTTCTTTCGGATTGCAGGAAGCATCCTCGTTTAATGATTACTCTAAAAGGGGGCTAGTTTGAATGACTACGGAATACAGGACGGTCTGATCGTACCTTCACTAATAGGGTTGAGTTATTGTTATGTTAACGAttctgtccctccctccctctcattTGTGTTTTACATCTTCGCATATTTGTGCTCAGAGGCAGCTTCGAGGCGACTTGTTCTCGTGGGAACTGCATCTGTCTTTTGTCATGTATTTTACTTTGttccttaaaaaaagaagaagaaaaagtttaaagtCAAGGACATGTGGTGTTGCCTACTGCCCGTTGTTATTCATAGATGCATGTTACTTTTAGCTTTGTTTTTGAAAGAAGCtgttattttttacgttttcagACAACACTTAAATACATCAGCTGCCTTCTTATTTCTTGATGTAGAATGATTCGTTCAGATTTtcgaattatatgaaaaatgaaacggGTACTTGTCCCTACCCCTTTTACGTGTATAGAGCACTTGAATCTTTTAAGGACTGCATGTGTAACTTTTTATTCGAGTCGTCCCTTGGTTAAGTGGCGGCTTCTTGCCGTGTTGTATaattgtataatatacagtaagaTAGACTCAGTTTCAGTTTTGCGGACTGAaaatctctcctctcttcttcagAGTTTGGTACATGTGTTGAGGCGTCGTCGGACCCTGACGGAGCCGGAGGTGCGCTATTACATGCGGCAGTTGGCGGAGGGCGTCGCCTACGTCCATCAGCAGCAGGTCATCCACCGGGACTTGAAATTGGGCAACATGTTCCTGACGGAGGACATGGTCATGAAGATCGGAGACTTCGGGCTGGCCACGCGACCTGACGACAACAGGAATGTGTGAGTTTTCAAAGGCTTAGCAAAGTGTCTTTTACGAAAGTTAGTCAGGAGTGCGTTTTGCAAGTGATTTACCATTGCATGACCTGGAGTAATTATGTGTAACAGGCGGGGCTAATGGCTGTCTCGTCTGGAGTTTTCCTCAGGCGAAGGCCCAGAGCATTTTCGTGTTGAAGGAAGCTACAAGGGATGTTTGTCAAAGAAACAAGAGTATTAGTGTCACTTGCTTTTGATTTGTCAGGCAGACAAAATGGCGTGATTGCTTTTCGTGTCTTGTGTGCAAGTGgccataaatttttaatttttatatactttagatAACTCGACATTGAAAAGAGTAATACCTTAACAAGAAAATCATTCATTCTTCAGAGAACATAATTTGCTGGGAGCAGCATTGTGCTCTGTGGTACGTGACATCTTGTAATACACTAGATAATGGTACATGTGCAATATTAAAAATACCGGATCTTAATGCAGACCTTGATACAGTAGTATGTGAGCTTATTGTATGCCTAAAATGGATAAACGTTAAAGGTGATTCACTGGAACGGTTTTAAGgtatataaattgaaaatgtttaatCTGCATCGAAATCTCACGTCAAGAGGAGCCCCACAAGGAAGTATTCTATGGCCTACATTAAGTATATTCACTGTCGAATCGTGGCTTAAGAGGAAAAAAGCTGAGTATAAATTTATCGCAACTAAACAGCTACGTGGCAAGAAAGGAAGGCGAATGTATCATGTGACCAGAATAATGAACACATTGGATATAAAGGGGAGTTATCATAGAGATATTTTAATAGAGACAGTGGTCTTTTTTTCCCTTAATACCTGGCCTTGATTAGGGgaatggctttatatatatatatatatatatatatatatatatatatatatatatatatatatatatatatatatatatatatatatatatatatatatatgtatatatatatatatatatatatatatatatatatatatatactgtatatatatatatatatatatatatatatatatatatatatatatatatataatgtacatatatacactatatacatattcatatacatgcatataccttATGTAGTGTTATATTTCTGGTGAGAGGTTTCAGTATTGATGGAAAGGCTTTTCTTTGAAATTGTGATGCTGGCTGACTGTGGTGCGGTTTTCACGGAAGTAATTTCGGATTTCCATACAATTTTTAAGGTTTAAAATAGTCACCAAAGGAAACCGGATGCTTTAATCACCAGGTGCCTTGTAACtctatagaaatttaaaaatacgaagAGTCGTTTGTAATCAGCAGATTTCAGCCCTCGAGTTTCACAATCTCATTCAAAGCTGGCCAAATTAAAGGGTGGAAAAAGCTTTGATCTTCTCGTCTTCGTATGTAATTACGAAGGGTAATTAGAACTCCCAATAGGAAGGAGTCTTGTTATTCGAGGGCGACATAGGttcgtctttttcctgaagtatgAATAGAGAGCATtatgcctgttttttttattgcatttcatgtATACAGCAgtgatttattgtatatttataatttcaagtaTGATATTccatgtatgtctatatatactgtaatatatatatatatatatatatatatatatatatatatatatatatatatatatatatatatatatatatatatatatatatatatatatatatatacatatacatatacatatgtgtgtgtgtgtgtgtgtgtgtgtgtaaaaaagacACTCCTCTACTTACAAACTTTCAGATATATGAACTACTGCGATTGTAAATTAAAACTGTACTTTActctattattatcataatttgcttAATGTATTTAGATTTTGTATATCATTCGTATTAATAAAATACCccatgaaatacagtacagtactagtgttgtgttttagtatgaaaaaacataaacagcATTGTACGTACTGACTCTACCTATACCAAGTTGGACTTACGAACAAATCAAGATATGAACAGCTGTTCAGAACGTTACTTGTTCGTAAGTAGAGGACAAGTATCACTGTGGCAGTAAATGGTACAAATTGTCTTTTGCTGCCATGATAAGTGCTAATATCTTGGTATGCTAATGTTACATATCCCAAGGAGTGCCTGGTGGAGAGTAGGGAATCCCCATTCTGCTAGGAAATGCTCCCCATAAATTTTTGATAAGCCTTTTTATTTAGAGGCCAGTGCAACTGCATACAGAATATCTGGTAAATCCACTCATTAAGGACTTCTTACTACTACTGCAGTAGTCATATGGCGTGCTAGGGGTTTGAGATGCAAGTGTTGTTTCAATGAAAATGATTGCTTGTCAAAGGATAGTGGACCCTTTATAGGCAGAAAGTGGCCCCTTGAAGGAAGAGAAGAGTTTTCCAGTGACTAATGGAACCACACTCCTGCTCGTGTGGGAtgccaggaaatgaaaatgacagcaGCATTGTTGCCACTGTGATGTAGAAATTGCTGAAAGCAAGATGTTTGCAGTCTCATAACCTTTAACACTTGCAAAAAAAGCAATATAGGATAAGAAGACACTGAATTTTGAATGTGCATGGATATGGTGCAGAACAGAAGGGAATGGTAATTGAGGGATAGAAGCTGAATGTTACAGCATATACTTTGTATGTATGGTAAGACTCTGAAGACACTATTAGTTTTAATGACATAATCCTTGTGGTTATTAAACAACTTTCATACCATACTTTACCACATGGCATGCAAGCTGTGGTAAGCTGTTTAAATCATTGACACTCTGCCTTCtaagttaaattttcttttttttttttatgaccaaTGAAATGAGTGTTTCAGATATGGTATCTGTACTCATTTTATCTTATTActggaaaattaaaagtaatttttacatttgttttaattttcattaataatgtcCCATCTTTTCAGGACCATTTGTGGAACACCAAATTACATAGCTCcagaagttttaaataaattaggTCATTCGTACGAGGCTGACATTTGGGCAATGGGTTGCATCATGTAAGTAATAGTTTTGGTTGGAATAGTTAAATGTGCTGCATATATAAGGTCTTGCACCATTTGTAGTATGTATATTGATGTTTGTTGTAAGTTTGgtagaaatatttttatccatattAGTAACTGTCACcctgtttcatatattttgcaaTTGACACACAAAGTAAcattacttttgttaattttgaaatctgttttgaTAGATGAAATATTTTAACTGAGAGGAATTTTTCTCTTCCAAGGTATGCTCTGTTAGTGGGACAGCCACCATTTGAAACAGATACCCTGAAGGAAACATATTCACGAATCACTACCAACAAGTATGTCATTCCTCCTCTTATAAGCGAAGCTGCAAGACACCTTATTCGGCGGTTCCTCCATCCTGATCCAAATGCTAGACCAAGGTTGGACCAAGTTCTCAACCATGAATTCTTTACGACAGGTGAGAGAGCACTGCAGGCTCAATGGGATATCTCCTCATAATGATAGGTGTTGTGTTCCTATGGAGTACTCTTACTAGGCCAGtgtatattttactaaatttGTTGTTTCTTCTCACCTAGCATTCTTGATTTTACCCTAAACAGTTTCATTCTTTACTACTGAATAATCAAGGAACTTTCCTTATGAATGCTCTTGATTAAAACATATGGTGCTTTGTATTTATAGCAAACATTATATGGTAAACATATGGATCTGGGCACCACAAGTGATAAGTGAATCCAAAAAACTGCAAGGAAGTTAAGAGGCAATTGTAACTAATATACAGTGCTGGAAAGCATATTAGTTACCATAGCATCTACTTCTTAGGTTATGTTCATGCAAACATTTCTATTGTAAAGTTATATAAGTATATCAGTCAAGTGTAGTCCATGTCAAAATTTAACAATTTGATACATTTCTAGTCAAGCcagattttaaatttgtttttatgaacaaCTGTGAATTGCCGGTTGTTTAAATTGTGTAAATTGACCTCATACTATTGCTAAtgtatttgctaatttttttttcccctataggTGTGGTTCCACGgtctctccctgtttcggcttgtACCCAGGTGCCAAAGTTTGGGTTAGATGTTATTGGGAAGTCTGTTTCCTTACCTGAGCAGCAGCTTCAGCAACCTACCTCTTTGATCCCACAGTCTCAGTCGCAGCATCCACTTAATcaggatattaaaaagaaaactacttctGTCTCAACATTACGCATCCCTAATCAGAAACCTCAGTCAGATAAGGTAAGATAACTAATTTTATTGCTAGTTTACTCTTTTAGAGAAGGAAAAATAGACAAGGTACAATGCAGACGTACATGGAATTGTATGTACCCCAAAAATTAGATATGAAATAGATACTATGTTAATGTTATTGAATGGCGTTTTGGTGCTGCAtaaatgtttaattctttttccaactttcattcatttaagatACTTAGCATTGTACTATTATCTTAGTTATTATGCATATCAGGTAATTTTTTTCGAGTCTTTTAGTAAGCATTTCTAATTCTGAAAATACTGAAATTGGTCTAACAGTTAGTGATACAgcaataattttcacaatattttttttttttcttcaccttaGATCTCAATACTGGATGGTGGGTTGGGAAGTCCACCCACAAGCAGACCCACGACTGGAAACTCCAAAGAGGAACCACGTAAAAAAGACTCTGGTGGCACACTTTCTTCATGTTTACGACAGAAGCTGTCTTCAGTCATATGCACAACAGATAACAAGGCATCTGCTGGAAATCTAGTTGGAAAGAAAAGAGATATTACATCTGGCACACTTTACAATCTGCTGGCTACATGTCTTGATATCATGCCTGATGGTAAGTATGGACCTTGTTGTAACTAATGTATGTCAGAAGTAGTTGCAGAAACTGCTCAACCTTGGTAAAGTATTGACTATTGTGGTCAAATctgccagttttattttttccctgtcattggtttatttaatatatattacgtTTGTTGCTACTGTTCACTTTAGTGCTAACATGCAATATTAAGAGCTAGGTGTATTTTTCAGATGAAAAGTATTTTAGTAGATACACACAAATGTCTAGTAACATGTTATAATTCTACGTAGTTAGTGTGTACCATTCATGATATGTATGCATTCAGCCCTAACTTGATCTTGTAAACGTGAATTTAATAAGAATATTTGCTTCTGATACAAATATAATGTACAGATTTATATTCTGCACAACTGTAGTGTCaagtattaaaaaattttggTCAGTGTGAATTTTTCTTCTCTGCTcagcattttgttttctttccagaaatcaGCAGCAATCCTCCCCATCAGAATCACACACCATTATTTATTACAAAGTGGATTGACTATTCCAATAAGTATGGATTTGGATATCAGCTCTCTGATCACTGTGTTGGCGTTTTCTTCAATGATCTCACTAGAATAAGCATTAGTTCTGATAAAAGGTTAGAACTTGAGGAgttgagtaatttttttaattacaatggATACTTGATATGAGGTATTTTTTGATGTGTGAAGTAAGAGTCAATCTACAGTGCCATTCTCTCTCCTCAGCCGTGTTGAGTTTACCGATTCATCTGGAAGACTTACTGTACAGCAAGCTGGTACATTGCCAGCTTGGCTTCAAGAGAGGTACCAGCTACTTCGCTACTTTGCCACATATATGGAAGAAAATCTCACGGAGGCTGGGGATTCTAGAACTACTCGTGGTGGATCTGCAAGGTCTAATGTCATTCCCCATGTCCGTCGTTGGGATCGCACACCTAAGTCCATAATAATGCAACTGAGTAATGGCACTTTCCAAGTAGGTTCCCAGTTACAGTAAACATTGTTATTGtgtcttatttatttaagtaACAATG
This DNA window, taken from Macrobrachium rosenbergii isolate ZJJX-2024 chromosome 4, ASM4041242v1, whole genome shotgun sequence, encodes the following:
- the LOC136831259 gene encoding serine/threonine-protein kinase PLK1-like; translation: MNAGEVVIVACGGMMKTSKVVTKLGHSGWSAGHHDPWIQPATTVLPVTTTNTTFNLGPKEPPTNTSMDSGVAGLRDTPVHTPAPIHSNNNNNNNNNNNMVGSKGNSNNNNEECDVPKFIVDHSTRTTYMKGRFLGKGGFAVVHEVTDLTTNKTYAGKIIPKCRITKRHHKEKIAREIEVHRHLRHRHVVRFHHYFEDDTNVYIILENCARRSLVHVLRRRRTLTEPEVRYYMRQLAEGVAYVHQQQVIHRDLKLGNMFLTEDMVMKIGDFGLATRPDDNRNVTICGTPNYIAPEVLNKLGHSYEADIWAMGCIMYALLVGQPPFETDTLKETYSRITTNKYVIPPLISEAARHLIRRFLHPDPNARPRLDQVLNHEFFTTGVVPRSLPVSACTQVPKFGLDVIGKSVSLPEQQLQQPTSLIPQSQSQHPLNQDIKKKTTSVSTLRIPNQKPQSDKISILDGGLGSPPTSRPTTGNSKEEPRKKDSGGTLSSCLRQKLSSVICTTDNKASAGNLVGKKRDITSGTLYNLLATCLDIMPDEISSNPPHQNHTPLFITKWIDYSNKYGFGYQLSDHCVGVFFNDLTRISISSDKSRVEFTDSSGRLTVQQAGTLPAWLQERYQLLRYFATYMEENLTEAGDSRTTRGGSARSNVIPHVRRWDRTPKSIIMQLSNGTFQINFFKDHTKVVIAGDSTDASVMIISSDRQSFTYRLSQIAGLGCDAMVRERLVYALSCLRQYAELDGEEV